A single region of the Pseudorhodoplanes sp. genome encodes:
- a CDS encoding lipopolysaccharide biosynthesis protein, producing the protein MTSIGRKIISGAAWTAVETWGRQAAMFAVFVILARHLGPEAFGLTALAMVAPIILAVPVTKGIPEALIQRAEIEPLHLDSAFWLLSVTGVLLSALIWIFSGVIAAAFGQPLLEDLVRWTSVIVAIQALAAVPTAVLKRQLHFRLFAARTLLGTAVGGTLGIVMAIAGFGMWSLVWMQLAKATVETTVILFGSSWRPRLRYSYARCRDLFGFAGPIVGQSLWNFVNDEMPKVILGTFLGPYAVGIYTLARKPLELLVEVFLGPLMAVTMPALARLQDEPEKIDRYFNTTVRIAGIAGFPAFIGFAAIAPVAVPFIFGQQWASGTVAVQILMLLGLQRTIDSLCGFTILALGHSGLILKLNMAYTALGAILLTAAAQISLETAIAALVACNLVLLPVFLFFVQRIAQIDILKPLAIFPRLAIAAATMFAAVTAWLVGAPAYVPQEILIAGGIAVGAAVYIAAAIVLVRPDLLNARDVLLRLRE; encoded by the coding sequence ATGACGTCGATCGGCCGGAAAATCATCAGCGGCGCAGCCTGGACGGCGGTCGAGACGTGGGGTCGGCAGGCGGCGATGTTTGCCGTCTTTGTCATACTTGCCCGCCATCTCGGCCCCGAAGCGTTTGGTCTCACTGCGCTTGCAATGGTGGCCCCAATCATCCTCGCGGTCCCGGTAACAAAAGGAATACCTGAAGCACTCATTCAACGGGCGGAGATCGAGCCCCTTCATCTCGATTCCGCCTTCTGGCTCCTGTCCGTGACCGGCGTGCTGCTCAGCGCGCTGATTTGGATATTTTCCGGTGTAATCGCCGCCGCGTTCGGCCAACCACTTCTCGAAGATCTCGTCCGCTGGACGAGCGTTATTGTGGCAATTCAGGCGCTTGCGGCAGTGCCGACGGCGGTACTCAAACGTCAGCTCCATTTCCGTCTGTTTGCCGCGCGCACGCTGCTCGGCACGGCTGTAGGCGGGACGCTTGGCATTGTCATGGCAATCGCCGGTTTCGGCATGTGGAGCCTCGTCTGGATGCAGCTCGCAAAGGCGACGGTGGAAACCACTGTCATTCTCTTCGGCAGTTCATGGCGACCGCGCCTGCGATATTCCTATGCGCGCTGTCGTGACCTGTTTGGCTTTGCAGGCCCGATCGTCGGCCAGTCGCTGTGGAATTTCGTGAATGACGAGATGCCGAAAGTTATACTGGGCACATTCCTCGGACCATATGCGGTTGGCATTTACACGCTCGCCCGCAAGCCGCTGGAGCTCCTCGTGGAGGTGTTCCTGGGTCCCCTCATGGCAGTGACGATGCCGGCGCTGGCGCGTCTTCAAGATGAGCCGGAAAAAATCGATCGTTACTTCAACACGACCGTGCGCATCGCCGGGATCGCCGGCTTTCCGGCATTCATAGGATTTGCCGCAATCGCGCCTGTCGCGGTGCCATTTATCTTCGGCCAACAATGGGCCAGCGGCACCGTCGCCGTCCAAATCCTCATGTTGCTCGGCCTGCAGCGCACGATCGACAGTCTCTGCGGGTTTACCATCCTTGCGCTCGGCCATTCTGGCCTGATCCTGAAGCTAAACATGGCTTACACAGCGCTCGGGGCGATCCTGCTCACTGCCGCCGCACAGATCAGCCTTGAGACAGCGATCGCGGCGCTCGTCGCCTGCAATCTTGTGCTGCTGCCGGTTTTTCTCTTTTTCGTCCAGCGCATCGCGCAAATCGACATATTGAAGCCGCTCGCGATATTCCCGCGACTTGCGATCGCGGCTGCAACCATGTTTGCGGCCGTGACCGCATGGCTTGTCGGTGCTCCAGCCTACGTTCCCCAGGAAATTCTAATTGCGGGCGGAATCGCCGTCGGCGCTGCCGTCTATATCGCTGCCGCCATCGTGCTGGTGCGCCCCGACCTTCTCAACGCCCGTGATGTGCTTCTGAGGCTGCGTGAATAG
- a CDS encoding DUF4214 domain-containing protein has translation MKYVEHQSPTTGLLPTSRWLQQASVEPESRPPHIAREHIWNLSIFNRAFVVGLLSISVAVMGTTTIRADLLWGVNGHPFNGYPGVSFERQLDYVKDLGTGSYRVNISDMRSAPELARLVKAAKSRGIEILPVITPGLDLANETSANLYAKSYNFAVTLVSRFKNDIRVWELGNELENYAIIKPCEMQDDGVQYNCSWGPAGGTGVLHYYSPRWSKVSAVLKGLSDGTSAVDPTIRKAIGTAGWGHTGAFLRMLQDGIRWDITVWHHYEGDPEEAFKFLVTLNRPIWVTEFNNAGGSEQGEQQQAAGLVQMMEHLRRHQYAYNVEAAHIYELMDEPYWAPSFEAVMGLVRLIKDGKGAWTPGPPKSAYHAVKDFIASGFARDEPSATSGTTASPKAQTLTPHPSPAARAPADCDLASFNRSAFSHENQVAYGYCLIMRRMPSPAEQWRYVTALKKTLAVPQMLVEMLSSDEVSGNYLPAALTNSEYVTRLYRLLLGREPDGSGFANYVSQLDRSLLSRNNLQQEFLHSNEFRFNHAILFPDQRQRDTQ, from the coding sequence ATGAAATACGTGGAACACCAGAGCCCCACGACTGGATTACTGCCGACCTCCCGGTGGCTGCAGCAGGCGTCGGTGGAACCTGAATCCAGGCCACCCCATATCGCGCGGGAGCATATTTGGAACCTATCTATTTTCAACCGCGCCTTTGTCGTTGGACTGCTGTCTATCTCCGTAGCCGTAATGGGCACCACGACAATACGGGCGGACCTGCTTTGGGGCGTGAACGGGCATCCGTTCAACGGCTATCCCGGTGTCTCATTCGAGCGTCAGCTGGATTACGTGAAAGACCTTGGAACAGGCTCCTACCGGGTCAATATTTCCGACATGCGTTCTGCGCCCGAACTGGCCAGGCTCGTCAAGGCAGCCAAGTCTCGCGGCATCGAGATCTTGCCTGTGATCACTCCGGGGCTTGACCTCGCCAATGAGACCTCCGCGAACCTCTACGCAAAGTCTTACAATTTCGCTGTCACTCTCGTGTCGCGTTTCAAAAACGACATCCGCGTCTGGGAGCTTGGGAATGAGTTGGAAAATTACGCCATTATAAAGCCCTGCGAAATGCAGGATGACGGCGTCCAATATAATTGCTCCTGGGGTCCTGCTGGCGGCACCGGCGTTCTGCATTACTACAGCCCGCGCTGGTCGAAGGTCAGCGCCGTCCTGAAAGGTCTCTCCGACGGCACAAGCGCCGTGGATCCAACGATCAGAAAGGCCATCGGAACTGCCGGTTGGGGACATACTGGTGCTTTTCTACGCATGCTGCAGGACGGCATCAGGTGGGACATCACCGTCTGGCACCATTACGAAGGCGATCCTGAGGAAGCATTCAAATTCCTCGTCACGCTTAACCGGCCGATCTGGGTGACTGAATTTAACAATGCAGGAGGTAGCGAGCAGGGCGAACAGCAACAAGCCGCCGGATTGGTGCAGATGATGGAGCATTTGCGCCGACATCAATACGCTTACAACGTGGAGGCCGCCCACATCTACGAACTGATGGATGAGCCCTACTGGGCTCCGAGTTTCGAAGCCGTCATGGGCTTGGTTCGTCTGATCAAAGATGGCAAAGGCGCCTGGACACCGGGCCCGCCCAAATCAGCCTACCACGCCGTCAAGGATTTTATCGCAAGCGGCTTTGCACGAGATGAACCCTCGGCGACATCCGGAACAACTGCTTCCCCCAAAGCACAAACACTCACCCCGCATCCCTCGCCCGCAGCAAGAGCGCCTGCCGACTGCGATCTAGCCTCGTTCAACCGTTCTGCCTTCAGTCACGAAAATCAGGTGGCCTATGGCTACTGTCTCATCATGCGCCGCATGCCAAGCCCCGCCGAGCAATGGCGTTACGTGACGGCACTGAAGAAAACTCTGGCTGTTCCGCAAATGCTCGTGGAAATGCTGAGCTCCGACGAGGTCAGCGGAAATTATCTGCCGGCCGCGCTGACCAACTCCGAATACGTAACCCGGCTCTATCGACTGCTGCTCGGACGGGAACCGGATGGTAGCGGGTTTGCGAATTATGTCTCTCAACTCGATCGCAGCCTGTTGAGCCGCAACAATCTACAGCAAGAATTTCTGCACTCGAACGAGTTTCGGTTCAACCACGCAATCCTTTTTCCCGACCAGCGTCAAAGAGATACGCAATGA
- a CDS encoding class I SAM-dependent methyltransferase, translated as MSANTDRVWRNFGSIDPFFGVLSNPRYRCGEMNAERYAEFYATGEQDVARVVQQLDLFAPNHETGTVVDFGCGVGRCLVAFASHYRSAIGVDISDGMIAEARRAAEERRLDNVRFASALDTLAPSADLVHSMHVLQHIDPRHGFALVTRMWELLLPGGVLCIQFPIIPMRPFFSKVKEGLKTWFPTLVQATNLLRNGHADPPMHMYCYDLNAVVAGLYASRSAEIRIIRCDPDAEYFGVFLFARKGRSR; from the coding sequence ATGTCGGCTAACACGGACAGAGTCTGGCGGAATTTCGGATCTATTGATCCATTCTTTGGGGTGCTTTCCAATCCCCGCTACCGCTGCGGTGAAATGAACGCCGAGCGTTACGCGGAGTTCTATGCAACCGGCGAGCAAGACGTTGCACGAGTGGTTCAGCAACTCGATCTATTTGCTCCCAATCATGAAACCGGAACGGTGGTGGACTTCGGTTGTGGGGTCGGGCGTTGCCTAGTGGCATTTGCGAGTCATTACCGCAGCGCAATCGGCGTCGACATTTCCGATGGAATGATCGCAGAAGCGCGCAGAGCCGCGGAAGAAAGACGCCTCGACAATGTGCGTTTCGCAAGTGCGCTCGATACGCTCGCGCCCTCGGCGGACCTCGTGCATAGCATGCACGTACTGCAGCATATAGATCCGCGTCACGGTTTTGCGCTCGTTACCCGGATGTGGGAATTGCTGCTTCCAGGCGGAGTTCTATGCATTCAATTTCCGATTATTCCCATGAGGCCGTTCTTTTCAAAAGTGAAAGAAGGACTCAAGACATGGTTTCCAACACTGGTCCAGGCAACCAATCTGCTTCGGAACGGACACGCCGATCCACCGATGCACATGTATTGCTATGATCTGAACGCGGTGGTGGCTGGCCTTTATGCGTCCAGATCAGCCGAGATTCGCATCATTCGATGCGACCCAGACGCCGAATATTTCGGCGTTTTCTTATTTGCTCGCAAAGGCCGATCCAGGTGA